In one Methanomassiliicoccales archaeon genomic region, the following are encoded:
- a CDS encoding ATPase: MAIESGMIAIGAGLAVAMTGLASAWAEKDIGSAAVGAMAEDEKLFGKGLILTVIPETIVIFGLVMAILLWTKM; the protein is encoded by the coding sequence ATGGCAATAGAATCGGGCATGATTGCGATTGGCGCGGGATTGGCGGTAGCAATGACTGGGCTTGCCTCCGCGTGGGCGGAGAAGGACATCGGTTCCGCCGCGGTGGGAGCGATGGCTGAGGATGAGAAACTGTTCGGTAAGGGTCTTATCCTTACCGTCATTCCCGAGACCATCGTCATCTTCGGACTGGTCATGGCGATCCTGCTCTGGACCAAGATGTGA
- a CDS encoding V-type ATP synthase subunit E family protein, with protein MALDKVVGDILESARRDADQLIQSAEKEKTSILQLAQDNVASKQKERDKQLEEALKRLRQQETSSAELEAKRIVLNARKELLDRAFREVLQDLAKMSDAEKGQLYGRIMAMGSKVIPNPKVYCPKGEGGLLLGIPGVGSAQETDMEAGLVLESMDGMVRLDYRFKTILEGIWEKELKNVSNLLFG; from the coding sequence ATGGCGCTGGACAAAGTAGTCGGAGACATACTGGAGAGCGCTAGAAGGGACGCCGACCAGCTCATCCAATCAGCGGAGAAGGAGAAGACCTCCATCCTCCAGCTGGCGCAAGACAACGTTGCCAGCAAACAGAAGGAGCGCGACAAGCAGCTCGAGGAGGCGCTGAAGCGCCTGAGGCAACAGGAGACCTCAAGCGCAGAGCTGGAGGCGAAGAGGATAGTCCTCAACGCGAGAAAGGAGCTGCTGGACCGTGCCTTCCGGGAGGTGCTGCAGGACCTGGCCAAGATGAGCGACGCCGAGAAGGGGCAGCTCTACGGCCGCATCATGGCCATGGGTAGCAAGGTCATCCCCAACCCCAAGGTGTATTGTCCCAAGGGCGAAGGCGGGCTGTTGTTGGGTATACCTGGAGTCGGTTCCGCGCAGGAAACGGACATGGAAGCCGGCCTGGTGCTCGAATCCATGGACGGAATGGTCCGTCTCGACTACCGGTTCAAGACCATCCTCGAAGGGATCTGGGAGAAGGAATTGAAGAACGTGTCTAACCTCTTGTTCGGGTGA